In the Sphingobacterium sp. PCS056 genome, CTGCGATCTTCAATGAGCAGTATGGTTAAATTAAGATATGCTGATTTATTATTACTAAAAGCCGAAGCATTGATTATGCAGGCAAGTCCAAATTTGACTGCTGCTGCTGAAATCATTGATCGTGTCCGTGAAAGAGTAAAACTTCCAAAATTAGATAATGCTACACGAGCAGGCAAAGATCGTATGTTGGAAGCATTACTGAAAGAACGCCGACTGGAATTGGCGTTTGAGGGACAGCGTTGGTTTGACTTAGTTCGATTGGATAAGGTAGAGTCTGTGATGAATGCTGTATATGCTAAAGATTCAGGACGTAAGTCTCAAGTCTATCCATTTAATCAGTATTCATACCGCTTGCCTATACCACAAGCCAAGATCGATCAGAATCCAAATTTGGTACAAAATCTAGGATACTAATTAATTTAAAACTTTATGAAACGTAAAAATAATAATACTATGATATATACACTCTTGTTGTCCTGTTTAATGACGGCAACATCATGTAACCGAGACAGCTATACACCTTCTGCTATAGATGCCCTAAAAGATAATGGCGATATCACCATATATACAACAACAAATACCCGTTCGCAAGATTTTAGTAAAGGGTTTATAGATTTCAGTACAAAATTTAATATGTCGCCCAATACGATCACCTTAGATCCTACTCAAAAGTTTCAGACTATGGATGGTTTTGGTGCAGCAATAACGGGATCTACTTGTTACAATCTGATGAAGATGACTCAAGAAGATCGGACAAAATTTTTAACAGAAACTTTCTCCGATGACAAAGGTATGGGAATGAACTACATTCGCATTGCTATTGGATGTTCGGATTTCTCTCTCAGTGAGTATACCTGTTGGGATAAAGAAGGTAAGGAAAACTTTGCTTTGCAGTCAGAAGAGAAACAATATGTTCTGCCGGTATTGAAAGAAATACTTGCCATCAACCCATCGATCAAAATTATGGGATCTCCTTGGACTGCACCAAAATGGATGAAAGTGAACAATCTAACAGATTTAAAACCTTTCGATTCTTGGACAAGCGGTCAGTTAAATCCTAAATATTACCAAGATTATGGATGGTATTTTGTACAGTGGCTGCAGGCCATGAAAAAAGAAGGAATCCATATTTCTTCGATTACAGTTCAAAATGAACCTTTAAATCGTGGAAATTCGGCTTCGATGTATATGACTTGGCAAGAGCAACAGGCGTTTATTAAACAAGCTTTAGGCCCACAGTTGAAGGCAGCTTCTTTAGATACAAAAATCTATGCCTTTGATCATAATTACAATTATGATAATATCGCTGATCAAAACGATTATCCAGTAAAAATTTATAATGATGCCGGAGCAGCTTCCTTTATTGCTGGTGCAGCATTTCATAATTATGGTGGTGATAAAGCGGAGTTATTGGATATCCATAATCAACGCCCAGATAAAGAATTGGTGTTTACTGAAACATCTATTGGTGAATGGAATGAAGGCCGTAATCTTGAAAAGAGATTGATGGAAGATATGCGTGAGGTCGCTTTAGGAACTGTTAATAATTGGAGTCGAGCAGTCATTGTTTGGAATCTGATGTTGGATAACGATAAAGGTCCGAATCGCGACGGAGGTTGTCAAACCTGTTATGGTGCAGTAGATATCAGTAAATCTAACTTTAAAAAGATTACACGCAATTCCCATTATTACATTGTGGGGCATCTTTCAGCTGTCGTAAAATCTGGAGCGGTGCGCATTGGAGCAAGCGGTTACACGGCGGAAGGCCTGATCTATACGGCATTTAAAAATGTAGATGGTTCGTATGCTCTAGTATTGCTAAATGATGCTAATGAGAATAGAAAAATAACCATACATGATACAAAAAATCACTTTAGCTACGAAGTTCCCGCTAAATCGGTGGTTTCTTATCGTTGGGCTAATTAAAATATGACATTATGAAAAGACTTATTTTAAATTTCCTGTTGGGTACGGCTGCACTAGCAGCTTTGTATTCCTGTAAAAAGGATGAAAAATATGTGTATCAAATAGGAGAACCTAAAATCGAACTGAAATCTGATGTTTCATCGGCTCATTTTGGCGATAGTTTAGTATTTAAACTCCACGCATCGGATCAAGAAATAGCATTGTCAACAGTAAAAGTACAACTGTTTTTTACCGATGATAAAGTGTCTGAAACTATTATTCGCACAAAGGAGAACGGGGAATATAGCGGAAAGATTTTGATACCCTTCTATAAGAATATTCCAAACGGAAAGGCGACATTGAAATTTGTCTTGCAGAATATAAGTCAAAAAACGACTGAGCAAGCTTATGAAATTGAGTTGACTAGACCTGATTTTCCTTACTTAAATTTAGTAACTGACTCTAAATCGTATAAAATGGAAAAAGTAGGGCCAAATGAATATGCTGCGACAGAAAGTTTTCCATCTTCAGTAAAAGGATATATTCATGCTCCTAAGGTAGGGACACAAGGTACTGAAATGAATTTTGGATGGGTAAATAATGCGGTTGATATTGGTTCTATTGCAGAGATTCCATTTACTAATTTAACAACTGGTGTATATAGTATCAAGTTTAACACCTTGACTTATGCAGCATCGCCTTTTATTAATATTTATATGAATGGTACGTTGTTCAGTCGTATCGATGATGATCATTTTAAAGGAGAGATGGAATTGAAAAATGGTGATAAAATTGATTTTGATGGAATTGATGGCTTAGAAAGCTGGTGGATTGATCCCGATTATTTTACTCAAAAATCAGATGGAACAATCAATTTCAATGGTATCAATGGTAAATACCGTGTGACAGCAGATTTTAAAATGAAATATTTTGTTGTAGAAGCGATGGATGGAACAAACTTAGCGACTTTAAAGGCAGATGGTACAGGAGCCATTTGGATTATTGGCGAGGGTATCGGTAAACCAACTATTGCAGTTAACCAAGTCGGGTGGAATCCGGGGAATGCTTTATGTTTAGTACCAATAGGTAATAAAAAGTATCAAATTACGGTTAAAGCGGGTGAGTCTATTCATAAAGACAATATCAACTTTAAGTTTTTCCACCAAAAAAATTGGGGAGGAGAGTTTGGAGCAACAACGATCAGCACTGAAAGTGATTTAATATTCATTGGTACTGGAACAAATGGTCGAGATTCGGGTAACCTCGGTATTGTTGCTGGTAAATCATTTATTGTAGGTGAAAGTTATATCCTAACGGTAGATCTGAGCCAAGGGAATAGCAAAGCAGTGTTGACCGTAGCAAAAAAATAGGTCATCAGTGCATAACAATAAAAGGTAATATTGACCAAATAACCAAGCGATAATATGACATTTCAGACAAAATGTCTATTATCAACGCAACTATTGCAAAGGGCTTGTACAAACATCATTGTACAAGCCCTTTTACATATCTGTAGTTTTTTTGCCCAATAATAATTCTTCATTCGAATCTATAAATCCAACCTTTTGATTTTCCAATGTCAGTTATATATAAGTTTTTATAGCGGATGTGTGACTGATCATTTTGATAAAACCCTATCATTTTGATTGACAATTGTGGACGTAATTTGGCTTGAATTGTAATGAAATTGTTGTTTTAATGTCTGTTTTCATTGTTTTTGTGCTGATGGCACGTTATTCGTAGTAGTGGCAAATAAGTTGGCAAAAGAAGGATAGAAAAAACGAGAAGAATGCCCTGGATCTGGTATGATTTTGATCAATCAATCTTAGAAAAAAATAAATGAGCATAATATATTGGCGAAAAGATCGTAAAAAATAAAGGTACGAGTCAATATGAGATATGTGTTATCGTTTTTGATGGAAGAACCTTTGTTAAAACTTAATAACTAAATCAAGGCAAATAGAAAAAATAATATGGATACAATTAATGAGAATAAAGCAACGGATTATATAACTGCTTATTATAAAGAAATACATGACGAAATACGTCAATTGTCTAGTCGGGAAAACTTCGCAGGCATTCTTCAGGCAGCTGTGAATTTCTTGAAACTTTTACTTACAAACGGGCAAATACAAAAGATTGGAGATCGGATCAAAGTGATGGGATGGTTACATAAACGTGGAAATGACTACGTAAAATTTATCATTGAAAACTTGTTTGTGAGATCATTTGATGGGATGAAAAGAAGATGTACGGCAGTAGAGTGGAATAACTTATACAAAGGTATCCCTGTTGCTTTGAAGAAAGTATATATTGCACAAAAAGCATTGGCATAACCTAGCTTTGTTGTTATATTATTAAAATCAGATTGGGTATCCAGTATATATTGGATACCCAATCTGATTTTAATAACTCCGATGTACTTCGTATAAGCCTAGACCTAATTGCCATACATCTATAGCCCTAAAATAGATTTTAGATCTTTTAATTCCTTTCTAAAAGACCAGCTTACTGCTGATTCTGCTAGAACAAATAAGATGAATACAGTTGTCAAGCTCATGATGATTAAATTTATTTGACTTGGTATCAATATTTCTAATTTATTGATAAGGGATATGAGGGTTATTTTATTGAAGTAACAATAAAGAATGCCAAAACCAGATGCAATAAAAGTTGTGATATAATGAAAGCTTTTGTAATGAGCTAATTCGATACGTAGTTCATGGTAAAACCAGTTTGCATCTTGTATATTTTCAGAATTGATGTTCTCTGCCTTTTTATAAAAGGAATAAAACTTGCTGAGATAATAGATGGCAAAGATGAGCATAATGGTGTAAAAGAAATAGTAGACAAGAGCAAGCTGCTTGGTAAATCCAAAATAGGTGGGTAAAAAAGCCAGAAGGAGCATGCCTAGCACCTGCACTGAAAATTCAATTTTCATTTTCGATTTGACCGACCGGATGATGTTTAAAGTATTCATATTTTTTAGTTTAAAATTGTTATAATTTTTTAATGTATATCCAGTAAGTCATCAGAATTTGCAAACGTTACATTTTTTTTTGATTTTTTTAAAACTCGGATTTAGTACTTATCTATTATGCTAAATTGCTAGCTAACTTTATTTTTATGAATTTATTCAGACAGTTCTGTCTGCGTTGGATTCTTGTATCTTCTTGCTAATTCATACCTTTGTCATTGAAAATGAAGAAAAGTAGATTTTTTATCGAGGTAGCTTATTTTGGAAAGAATTACCATGGATGGCAGGTTCAAAACAACGCCGTTTCTGTTCAAGAAAGATTGAATGATGCATTAGCGATTTTATTGCGTGTGCCTACGGAAACGATTGGAGCAGGAAGAACAGATGCAGGTGTTCATGCAAAACAGTTATTCGTTCATTTTGATGCAGATGCGACAGGAATATTGGCCAAGCCAGAGCGTTTTTTATATGCGTTAAATGGACTTTTGCCTCATGATATTTCCGTTAAATCCGTCGTTGCGACTCATGATGATGCACATGCACGTTTTGATGCGATACGTCGTTCTTATGAGTACCATCTTCACTTTGAGAAAGATCCTTTTAAATATGAATACTCTTCATTTCTAAGGGATACTCCCAATGTTGAAAAAATGAACAAAGCTGCGGAATTTTTGTTAGGAAAAAAGGATTTCAGTTGTTTTAGCAAATCGAATACACAAGTCTTTACCAATATATGTACCATATCAAGAGCGCAATGGATCTGGGAGGACGAAGGAAAACTTGTTTTTCATATTACCGCGGATCGATTCTTGCGTAATATGGTACGTGCTATCGTGGGAACCTTGTTGGAGATCGGAATAAAAGGTAAACCAATTTCATTTATGGAAGAAGTCATCGCGAGTCAGAATCGATCAATGGCAGGAACATCAGTTCCAGCTCATGGCTTATATTTGACGGAAGTGGCCTATCCTTACCCTGTAAACTAGAAAAAGTGAGTCAAGAGAAAATAGTAGGAAAAACTTATGACGTAAATTTGTTGCGTCGGATGGTCAAATATATGAAGCCTTATGGCGGGGTGTTTTGGATATCCGTAGTATTGACGATTTTATTGGCAGCTGTCGCTCCAGCATTACCGATGCTGATCCAGTATACACTGGATAAATACATTTTACAATTTAATACAGCAGGATTGAGTTTGATGTTCATCCTGATGATTGTATTGTTAATTGTACAGACACTAGTACGATATTATCATACTTTAATGACCAATACCTTGGGACAATCTGTGATTCGGGATATTCGGATTGAAGTGTTTAATCATATTACAAAACTTCGTTTAAAATATTTTGATCAGACACCTTTAGGGAAATTGATCACACGTACCATTTCGGATTTAGAGACCATATCAAATATTTTTTCTGAAGGCTTGATCCAAATTATTGGCGATTTATTGCAGCTCATCGTTATTCTAGGGGTCATGTTTTATACGGACTGGAAACTAACATTAATTGTATTGGTACCTATGCCGCTTATGGTCGCTGCAACTTATATTTTTAAAGAGGCCATGAAATCTGCTTTTCAAGATGTTCGTAAATGGGTTTCAAATTTGAATACCTTTTTGCAGGAACATATTTCAGGTATGGGTATTATCAAATACTTTGCTCGGGAAGAACAGGAGATGGATAAATTTAAAGAGATCAACGGTCACCATCGCAATGCTCATATCCGTGCAAATTGGTACTTCTCTATATTTTTCCCTGTTTTAGAGATTATCATGGCCATTTCATTAGGTTTGTTGGTCTGGTTTGGAGCTAAGCAGATTTTGGGAGATGTGATCTCTCCAGGAGTTGTGGTTGCATTTATCATGTATATTAATATGATCTTTCGCCCAATCCGAGAATTGATCGATAAATTCAACACCTTACAAATGGGAATGGTGAGTGCTGAACGTATATTTGAAGTATTGGATACCGATGAACATACTCCTAATTCAGGAACATTAGAACCCGATCATATTCGTGGAGAGATCGAATTTAAAAATGTATGGTTTGCTTACAATGATGAAAACTGGGTGTTGAGAGATGTCAGTTTTAAAGTTGCTCCAGGTGAGACACTAGCTTTAGTCGGTGCGACGGGGGCAGGGAAATCATCGACCATTAATATTCTAAGCCGTTTTTACGAAATCAATAAAGGACAGATCTTATTGGATGGTGTTGATATTCGGCAATATGAGTTAAATTTTCTTAGAAAAACGATAGCAACTGTACTTCAGGATGTATTTTTATTTTCAGATTCCATCTTACACAATATAGATCTGCACGATGAGCATATCACGCGAGAATCCATCATTGCAGCTGCTAAACAGGTCGGTGCACACGATTTTATTATGCGTTTGCCGGGCGGATATGACTATCAGGTTCAAGAAAGAGGAGCCACCTTGTCATCAGGTCAAGCCCAGTTGATTTCATTTATTAGAGCATTGGTGCATGATCCACGTATTTTGGTACTCGATGAAGCCACATCTTCTGTTGATACAGAAACCGAAGAGCTCATCCAACATGCTATAGACAATCTAATGGTAGGAAGAACAGCTATAGTGATTGCACATCGACTCTCTACCATTCAAAGGGCAAATAAAATTATCGTATTGGAAAAAGGAGAGATCATGGAGGTGGGAACCCATCATGAACTACTCAATATCGATGGTTACTATAAGAAATTATACGACCTGCAATTCCATTCTGCAGGTATTTAAAGCATTCCTAAGCCCATCTTCAAATGTGAGATGGGCTTAGGAGTATAAATCTTACGAAGAGCGTTTCGAGATCAGCAAACTATTTTATTTAAAAAATTATTGCACAGGTATTGTGGTTTCGATATAGCTGTCTTTAGCGATAGTTTCTTCTGCTGGTATATGGATATTGGCACTAATCTCGGATCCCCTTCCGATCAGTACATTGCTGCCGATAGTACTATTGGCCCCGATATTGACGAAGTCTTCAATAATTGTATTACTTCCAATGACAGCATTGCTGCTGATGATACAGTGATTGCCGATCTGTACATCTGGTGCTATTGATGCTCCTGGTAAGATAATTGTACCTTTGCCCACTTCTGCTCTTTTTGAGATATTAGCTTTGGGATGTAGTAGCGAGCAGTACGCCCAACTGTGATTTTCTAAAACAATGCGTTGACGTAATCCTGAATCATGAACTGCAATGAAAAATTGTTCATCATCGTTATTGACCTCATGACGAAGTTTAACAGGATAATCAAAAACGGATGCTATTAGCAATGATTTATCAATAAGACCTAATATTCTGATATGTAGTTCTTCGGCAGTTTCAACTGCAACTTTAGCGTGTGCTGTAGCGCCATAAATATATAACATAACACAAAAGTAAAAATAAGCAAATCAAAAGTTCAATTTAATTGTTATTATAGGGAGTGCTGACTATTACTGTGTATTTTGTTATTGTAAAATTGGAAGTTTCTTGCCAACTGATCAAAATAGCAGCGAGAAAACGACCGTGGAGGCCGTTTATATGAAGGATTGAAAGAATCATCGCAGATACGTATCAAAGGCTGATAGGTGTTCTTTAAAATAGCTAATAGCGAACAAATTTGCTTTTGATTATACACTAAATATATTGTGTTTACAATCAAATTTATCTAAGTTTGTCATCAATCAATTTAATATATAAAAATGATTCAACGTATTCAAACCATTTATTTACTCGTTGCTGGACTGATTTTGTTTGGCTTATTTTTGTTTCCTTATGTTCATTATAATGACCTTGTAGGTCTCGGAAAAGACGTTAAAGTTACAGGTGTGTATGGTACATCAGCAGGCCTGCCGACACATGAAACTAGTTTTTGGTATATATTGCAAATCATTGCAACAGTGGTCGTGGGGCTATTGCCGATTTATACCATATTCAAATTTAAAAATCGAAAGACTCAAATCAAATTGATCATACTAGATATTGTTTTGATTATTTTGCTTGCGATCTGGTTATATGCAAGTGCTAGTGGTCATTTGGTTACTGTCAATCAATTTTTAGGTGCTGGAACGATCGGTGTAGGTTTCTTTTTATTGCCAATCTCGATTATCTTTCTTTCCCTAGCCCTTGGAGCAATTCGTAGAGACGAGAAGTTAATTAAATCCGCAGATCGATTGCGATAATATAAAATTTAATATCATATAGCAAGCTATGTACATATTACATAGCTTTTTTTCATTTTAAAAAATGAAACCAGCATAAGCATCACGTTCACAAACAGCAGTGAATATGCTTATACGAGCTTTATTACCGTTAAAAAATAAATTATATTCTAATGAAAATAAGTGTAAAATATTTAGTAATCTTTTGTGCATTTTTATTTTTAGGGCAGTTTGCCTTTGCACAGGTTGGTCAAGTTGAAAAAGATCTACTTGTGGTTGATGAAATTCAAATCGATGTTAAAAGTGTGCAAATTGATGCTAAATCGAATACGGCATCGGTTGAATTGTTTTTGACCTCCTATACTAGAAATGGAAGAGAATTAAAGTTAAATACTTTTGGAACGCAACTCGTGGATATGAAAAATAAAACTTATTTATTTGGAACGATTACGTTGGGCAAGATCATGGTAAAACTGGAGGATAAGCAAAATTATATTAATTATTTAATGAAAACGGATGAACCCGTTTTGCTGAAAGTAACGGTTCCAAATTGGGGAAAAGTGAAACCAAAAGAA is a window encoding:
- a CDS encoding glycoside hydrolase family 30 protein, with amino-acid sequence MIYTLLLSCLMTATSCNRDSYTPSAIDALKDNGDITIYTTTNTRSQDFSKGFIDFSTKFNMSPNTITLDPTQKFQTMDGFGAAITGSTCYNLMKMTQEDRTKFLTETFSDDKGMGMNYIRIAIGCSDFSLSEYTCWDKEGKENFALQSEEKQYVLPVLKEILAINPSIKIMGSPWTAPKWMKVNNLTDLKPFDSWTSGQLNPKYYQDYGWYFVQWLQAMKKEGIHISSITVQNEPLNRGNSASMYMTWQEQQAFIKQALGPQLKAASLDTKIYAFDHNYNYDNIADQNDYPVKIYNDAGAASFIAGAAFHNYGGDKAELLDIHNQRPDKELVFTETSIGEWNEGRNLEKRLMEDMREVALGTVNNWSRAVIVWNLMLDNDKGPNRDGGCQTCYGAVDISKSNFKKITRNSHYYIVGHLSAVVKSGAVRIGASGYTAEGLIYTAFKNVDGSYALVLLNDANENRKITIHDTKNHFSYEVPAKSVVSYRWAN
- a CDS encoding DUF5125 domain-containing protein; the protein is MKRLILNFLLGTAALAALYSCKKDEKYVYQIGEPKIELKSDVSSAHFGDSLVFKLHASDQEIALSTVKVQLFFTDDKVSETIIRTKENGEYSGKILIPFYKNIPNGKATLKFVLQNISQKTTEQAYEIELTRPDFPYLNLVTDSKSYKMEKVGPNEYAATESFPSSVKGYIHAPKVGTQGTEMNFGWVNNAVDIGSIAEIPFTNLTTGVYSIKFNTLTYAASPFINIYMNGTLFSRIDDDHFKGEMELKNGDKIDFDGIDGLESWWIDPDYFTQKSDGTINFNGINGKYRVTADFKMKYFVVEAMDGTNLATLKADGTGAIWIIGEGIGKPTIAVNQVGWNPGNALCLVPIGNKKYQITVKAGESIHKDNINFKFFHQKNWGGEFGATTISTESDLIFIGTGTNGRDSGNLGIVAGKSFIVGESYILTVDLSQGNSKAVLTVAKK
- the truA gene encoding tRNA pseudouridine(38-40) synthase TruA, which encodes MKKSRFFIEVAYFGKNYHGWQVQNNAVSVQERLNDALAILLRVPTETIGAGRTDAGVHAKQLFVHFDADATGILAKPERFLYALNGLLPHDISVKSVVATHDDAHARFDAIRRSYEYHLHFEKDPFKYEYSSFLRDTPNVEKMNKAAEFLLGKKDFSCFSKSNTQVFTNICTISRAQWIWEDEGKLVFHITADRFLRNMVRAIVGTLLEIGIKGKPISFMEEVIASQNRSMAGTSVPAHGLYLTEVAYPYPVN
- a CDS encoding ABC transporter ATP-binding protein, producing the protein MSQEKIVGKTYDVNLLRRMVKYMKPYGGVFWISVVLTILLAAVAPALPMLIQYTLDKYILQFNTAGLSLMFILMIVLLIVQTLVRYYHTLMTNTLGQSVIRDIRIEVFNHITKLRLKYFDQTPLGKLITRTISDLETISNIFSEGLIQIIGDLLQLIVILGVMFYTDWKLTLIVLVPMPLMVAATYIFKEAMKSAFQDVRKWVSNLNTFLQEHISGMGIIKYFAREEQEMDKFKEINGHHRNAHIRANWYFSIFFPVLEIIMAISLGLLVWFGAKQILGDVISPGVVVAFIMYINMIFRPIRELIDKFNTLQMGMVSAERIFEVLDTDEHTPNSGTLEPDHIRGEIEFKNVWFAYNDENWVLRDVSFKVAPGETLALVGATGAGKSSTINILSRFYEINKGQILLDGVDIRQYELNFLRKTIATVLQDVFLFSDSILHNIDLHDEHITRESIIAAAKQVGAHDFIMRLPGGYDYQVQERGATLSSGQAQLISFIRALVHDPRILVLDEATSSVDTETEELIQHAIDNLMVGRTAIVIAHRLSTIQRANKIIVLEKGEIMEVGTHHELLNIDGYYKKLYDLQFHSAGI
- a CDS encoding DUF4293 domain-containing protein, whose amino-acid sequence is MIQRIQTIYLLVAGLILFGLFLFPYVHYNDLVGLGKDVKVTGVYGTSAGLPTHETSFWYILQIIATVVVGLLPIYTIFKFKNRKTQIKLIILDIVLIILLAIWLYASASGHLVTVNQFLGAGTIGVGFFLLPISIIFLSLALGAIRRDEKLIKSADRLR